The Curtobacterium poinsettiae DNA segment GAACTCCGGGAAGATCGTGACGATGTCGATCCGCACGGGGACTAGTCCGTGACCGTCTCGGGGCGCGAGGTGTCCTCGGGGTCCTCGAAGAGCCCCTGCGGCGGCGTGACCGTGACGGTGCCGGCCGCGATGTCGACCGCGGGCACGATGGCCGAGACGAACGGCACGAGGACCTCGCCGCGGGACGGCGTGTCGATCGCGAGGAGGTCCTGAGCGGGCATGTGGTCCACGCGGGCGACCGTACCGACCTCGACGCCGTCACGCAGGACCTTGAGCCCGACGAGCTGGTGGTCGTACCAGGCGTCGTCCTCACCGGTCTCGGCGTCGGCGTCCTGCTCGACCCAGAGGATGATGCGCGCCAGGGACTCGGCCGCGGTCCGGTCGTCGATCCCGGCGAAGAACGCGACGGGGTGCCCGTTGTACCAGCGGAGTTCGTCCAGCTCGAGGGTCTTGCCCGACCACGGTGAGTCGTCGGGGACCTGGAGCGTGAAGGTGGCGCCCGGGGTGAACCGACGATCCGGGTCGTCGGTGTAGAGCTCGAGCTTGATGCCGCCCTTGAGCCCGTGCGCCTTCGTGATTCGACCCACCCGGAGCTGGGTCGTCTCCCTAGGAATCGGTGTCCACCACGTCGACCCGCACGCGCTTGCCGTCGGCCAGGGCCGTGACGAGCGTACGGAGCGCCTTGGCGGTGCGCCCGGCGCGACCGATCACGCGGCCGAGGTCCTCGGGGTGCACGCGCACCTCGAGGACCTCGCCGCGTGGGGAGGTGGAGCTGGCGACGCGCACGTCGTCAGGGTGATCGACGATCCCCTTGACGAGGTGCGTCAGCGCGGATTCGAGCAAGGACTACGCCTCGGTCGTCTCGTCGGCGGTCTCGGCGTCGTCGGCCTTGGCGGCGGGCGCCGTCTTCTCCGACTTCGGCTTGAGGACGGCCTTCTTCGAGGAGTCGACCTGGAAGGCCGGCTTCGGCTCGGCGACCTTGACCTTGGACTCGGTGTCCTTCTCGCCCTTGAACTTGGCCCAGTCGCCGGTCAGCTTGAGGAGGGCCGCGACCTGCTCGGTCGGCTGCGCGCCGACGCCGAGCCAGTAGAGCGCACGCTCGGACTCGATCTTGATGACCGAGGGCTCCTCGGTCGGGTGGTACTGACCGATCTCCTCGAGGACACGACCATCGCGCTTGGTGCGCGAGTCGGCGACGACGATGCGGTAGTAGGGCGCACGGATCTTACCGAGACGCTTCAGACGGATCTTGACAGCCACAATTGCTCCTGTTTGCTTTCGTTGTGGTTGAACTGGAACCGCGGGCGTGGGGGCACACACGGCGAAAGCTCGAGAGAGATCGCTCACAGCTGGATAGAGGGTCGAGCTGCGGCGATTCGACCGTTCATTCTTGCAGATTCCCGGCCGTGATGCGAGCCGACTCGCTACGGCGCGAGGCGCCGCACCGCTTCGAGGGCCTCGGACGTCGCCCGGACCGCGTCGACGCTCCGTGCGTCACGCGCGCCGCCGACGACGGCGTACGGCACGCCGGCGGCCTGGAGGCCCGTGGCGAGTCCGTCGGGCGCGTCGCCCTCGGCGTCGCTCGCGCGCTCCTGCCCGGCGCAGACCACGACGCTGTCCGCCGGGACGCCGACCTCGTCCCCGTGCTCGTCGCGGATCCAGAGCACCCCGGGTTCGATGCGCAGGTACTCCTGCACGCCGCCGACCATCCGCACCCCGGCGTCCCGCAGCCGGCCGATCGCGACCCAGCGCGAGGTGATGCCGATCCCCTGGCCGAACTTGCCCGAACGCCGGAGCACCGTCACCTGCGACCCCGGCCGGGTGGTGCGCTGCGCCGCGGGGAGCCGCTGCGGCACGTCGCCGACGAGCTCCTCGGACACGTCGAGGTCCCAGCGGGCCGCGAACTCCGCGGCCCGGACGACCTCGTCGGGCGACTCGGTCAGGAACGCCGCGGTGTCCACGCCGATGCCACCGCCGCCGATGATCGCGACGGTGCCCTCGGGGACCCCCTGGCGGAGTGCCTGCTCGTAGGACAGCACGTGCGGCAGGTCGCTGCCGGGGACGTCGATGCTCCGCGGGACCACCCCGGCCGCGAGCACGACGGCGTCGCTGTCGACGAGGTCCGCAGCCGTGGCCGGGCGTCCGAGGTGGATCGTGGCGCCCCGCTCCGTGAGCTCGGCACGGGCGGACCGCACCGTGGCGGCGTAGTCCTCCTTGCCCGGGACGAGTGCGGCGAGGCCGAACTGGCCGCCGAGGCGGTCGGAGGCCTCCCAGACGGTGACGTCGTGGCCCCGTCGGGCGGCGTCCACCGCGGCGGCGAGGCCGGCCGGTCCGCCACCGACGACGTCGACGCGCTTCGGGTCCGCGGTCGGCCGCGCGGGGAAGACCACCTCGCGGGCGGCTCGGGGGTTCACGAGGCACGACACCGGTGCGCCGATGATCGAGCGGTCGAGGCACGCCTGGTTGCAGCCGATGCAGGTGTTCACGAGGGCGAACCCGCCCGCGAGCGAGCGCGACACGATCGCGGGGTCGGCGAGGAACGGCCGGGCGAGGGCGACGGCGTCGATCAGGCCGTCGCTGAGGACGGCCTCGCCGTCGCGCAGGTCCGTCATCCGGTTCGATGCGATCACGCGGACGTCCGGGTGCGCGGACGAGCGCACCACCGCGGCGACCCGTGCCGCGTACGCCAGCCACGCCCCGTGCGGCACCGAGGCCTGCACGGTCGGGGTGCGGGACTCGTGCCAGCCGATGCCGACCGAGATGCCGTCGAGTCCGAGCGGCAGCAGGTCGTGCACGAGCGCGTCGACCTCGTCGTCGGTCGACGAGCCGGGCATCAGGTCGGCACCGGACAGCCGGATCGTCACGGCGAGCTCGGGCACCGCGGCGCGCACGGCTCGGACGACCTCGATCGCGAAGCGCCGACGCCGTTCCGCATCGCCGCCCCACTCGTCGTCGCGCAGGTTCGTCAGCGGCGACTGGAACTGGTTGATCAGGTACCCCTCGGACGCCATGATCTCGACGCCGTCGAACCCGATCGCGCGAGCGGTGCGGGCCGCGGCGGCGAAGTCCTCGATGGTCCGCTCGACCTCGGCCGACGTCAGCTCGGTCGGTACCACCCCGCGGGCGGCCGCCCACGGCAGGGCCGAGGGCGCCACGACGCGCTGCGGGTCACCGTGCCGGTCGACCATGCCCGACGCGAGCGCGTACCGCCCGGCGTGGAACAGCTGCGCGAGGATCGTCCCGCCCTCGTCGTGCACGGCGTCGACCGCCACCCGGAACCGCTCGTCGGCTCCCCCGACGCCGAACACCGCGAAGTCCGGACCGCCGCGGGCCTCGTCGTTCACCGCGATGCCGCCGGTGATGATGCACGCCACCCCGCCGGCCGCCCGTTCGCGGTAGAAGGCGGCCATGCCGGCTCCGCCGTCGTCGTGCACCTCGAGCCCGGTGTGCATCGACCCCATCACCACCCGGTTCGCCAGGTGCAGGGGGCCGAGGGTCCAGGGTGACGCGACGGTCCGGAGGGACTCCGGCACGACGGGGGCGGAAGCGACGCTGCTCATGCGCCTATTCTGCGGTGTCCGCGGCCGGGGCGTCGGCCGGCAGCACCGCGTCGCGGAGGGGCGACGTCGTGTCCGACCAGTACGGCGGGGCGATGACCGTGAGTCCGCCGTCGACCGAGAGCACCTGCCCGGTGATGTACCCGGCCTTGTCCGACAGCAGGAAGTCGACGGCGTCGGCCATGTCGTCGGCCGTCCCGGGGCGCTGCAGCGGGAGCTTCTCGAGCACCGTGTCCATCGGCGCCTGGCCGGGGACCTTCGTGTAGAAGTACTCGAGCGAGTCGGTGTCGATGAGGCCGCCGTTCACCGCGTTGACGGTGATCTGACGCGGACCGAACTCCACCGCCATGTACTTCATGTAGGCCTCGCTCATCGCCTTGGCGGCACCGAGTGCGGCGTAGGTCGGGAACGCCCGGAGCGATCCGTACGAGGTCACGACGACGATGCGGCCACCACGGTCCATCAGCTCGGCAGCGCGTTGCGCCCCGAGCACGAACGAGCGGGCGTTCGTGGCGTAGCTGCGGTCGAGGTGGTGCAGTTTGAGGTCCGCGACGGGCTTGAACGCGCTGGCGGCGGCGTTCGCGACGAACATGTCGAGGCGTCCGTAGGTGTCGCGCACCAGGTCGAACAGGGCGTCGATCGACTCCGGCTGCTCGATGTCGACCTGCGCGGTGATTCCGTCGCCGCCCGCGGCCTTGACGTCGGCCAGCGACTCCTCGGCCAGGTCGGCGTTGCCCTTGTACGTCACCACGACGGTGACGCCGCGCCTGCCGAGCTTCTGTGCGAGCAGGCGGCCGATGCCGCGCGAAGCGCCCGTGATCAGTGCGATGGGTGCGTTGGTGGAGTCGGTCACTGGTGTCCTCTGCTGACGTGGTTGCGGACGGACTGGAGGCGCGGGGCGGGCCCGCCACGGGCCTCCGGTCCGGTGGTTGGTGACGGTCTAGAACCCGGCCTGGCCGGTGACGACGGCGCGGCCGACGATCAGCTTCTGGATCTCGTTGGTGCCCTCTTCGAAGCGCTGCGCGCGTGCGTCGCGGTAGACGCGCTCGATGGCGTTGCGCTTCCAGTAGCCCTGCCCGCCGTGCACCTGCAGGGCCTTGTCGGTGACGCGCGCGAGCATGTCGACGGCGACCATCTTCGAGGCGCTGGACAGCGTGCCGGCGTCGGGGCGGTCTGCTTCGTAGGCGCGGGCGGCCTCGAGCACCAGGGCGCGGGCGGCGGCGATGTCGGCGTAGTTCTCGGCCAGGTAGAACTGGATCGCCTGGCGGCTGGAGAGCCGCTTGCCGAACGTCTCGCGCTTGTTGGCGTACTCGACGGCGAGCTCGTTCGCCCGCTCGGCGAGCCCGACGGCGCTCATCGCGACGGACACCCGGCTCGGCAGCAGGAAGCCGCCGAGCGCGACCTCGAGGCCCTGGCCTTCCGCGCCGAGGCGGGCGCTGGCGGGGATCGGGGTGTCGGTGAACCGCAGGATCGCGTGGTCGGTGCCGCGGATGCCCATCGTGTCGGAGTCGTCGATCACCTCGGCACCCGGCAACCCGCTGTTCGGCATGAGGAACGCGACCGTGCCGTCCTGGCCGGTGGTGCCCTCCAGCCGAGCGGCGATGAGCCAGTGGTCGGCCTGCACGCCGAAGGTGATGAGGTGCTTCTCGCCGTTCATCACGTAGGTGTCGCCCTCACGCCGGACCGTCGTGCGGATGTCCGCTCCGGTGCCCGCGGTGGCCTCGGTCAGGGTGAACGCGACGAGCGTGTCGCCGGCGACGCTCGGCTTGACGACCTGCTCGATCTGCTCCGGCGTCGCGTAGGGGGCCATCGCGCGCCAGGTGCCGTTGATGACGTGCACGAGCATGCGGATGGAGGCGTGCGAGCGGGAGATGACCTCCATGATCTCGAGGTACCGCGAGAAGGGGATCGCCCGTCCGCCGAGCTCCGTCGGGGCTGCGAGGCTGAGCCACCCGCGCTCCTTGAGCTCCTGGAACAGCTCCGGGGCGACCCGGCCGGTGCGTTCGATCTCGTCCGCCCACTCCTCGCCGGGGCCTCGGACCCACTCGGTGACCTCGGTCTTGAGCTGCTGGAAGGCGGCTTCGTCGAAGCCGGTGCTCGTCTGCTCGACGATCGTCATCGTGTCTCGTTCTCCTTCGTCGCGACGAGCGCGGCCGCCTGCTCGCGCAGGACGTTCTTCTGGACCTTGCCGACCGCGTTGCGCGGCAGCTCGGTGGTGTACTCGAGTCGTTCCGGCCAGTAGTACTTGCTCACGCCGGCCGTGTCGAGGTACTGCTGCATCCCGGCGAAGTCGAGCGGCTCGTCCGCGCGGGCGTTCACGACCCAGGCGCACGCACGTTCACCGAGCCGTTCGTCCGGCATCGCCACGATCGCGACGTCCGTGACCAGCGGGTGCTGGTACAGCAGGTTCTCGATCTCGACGACGGGGATCTTCTCGCCGCCGCGGTTGATGACGTCCTTCACGCGTCCGGTGATCGACAGGAAGCCCTTCTCGTCGACCTTCGCCAGGTCGCCGGTGCGGTACCAGCCGTCCGCGGTGAACACGTCGTCGGTCAGGTCCGGACGGTCGAGGTAGCCGGCGAACATCGTGGGCGAGTGCAGCTCGAAGTTGCCCTCGGTCCCGGCGGGCAGCTCGATCCCCGCGTCGTCGACGATGCGGATGGCGATGCCCGGCAGTGCCCGGCCGTCGTGGCCGTACGCGTCGGCGGGGTCGTCGCCCGGGCTGGACAGGGCCCCGAGACACGTCTCGCTCGTCCCGAAGGCGCCGAGGATGGCGCTGCCGAGCACCGTGCTCGCCCGCTGGGCCAGTGCGCGGGGCACCGCGGCCCCCGTCGGCACGAAGATCCGGAGCGACTCGGGCCGCGGAGCGCCGGCCTCGACCAGGTCGACGAGGTCGGTCAGGAACGGCGTCGCGCACTGCACGAAGGACGCCCGGGCGACGCCGAACGCCTGCTCGAGTGCGACCCGGCCGTCCCACACCGGCTGGATGACCTGCGGCGCACCGAGCCGGAACGCCAGCAGCATGCCGTACAGGAACCCGGTCTGGTGGGCGAGCGGCGAGGGGATGTAGATGCGGTCGGCGCTGGTCAGACCGGACTGCGCCACGTGCATGGCGGTCGCGAGCCCGAGCGTCCGGTGCGGGTGCTGCACGCCCTTCGGCTCCCCCGTGGTGCCGGAGGTGAAGAGCAGCTGGCAGACGTCGTCCGGACCGGGAGCGTGCGACGCGATCTCGTCGACGTCGACGTGCACGGCGGCGAGGGCGTTCTCGAAGTAGCGCCAGTGCCAGTCGCTCGCCACCACCCGCTCCAGGGCATCGGCGGGCAGCGGCGGCTGGTTCGTCGGGGTGTCCCCCTGCCCGCGGGCCTCGGCGCGGAGCACGATGACGTGCTCGAGCGACAGGCGGCGGTCCTGCGCGGCGGCCTCGTCGATGACGTCGAGGAGTTCGAGCGCGGGACGGCGCTTCCGGAACACGTTCGGCAGGAAGACCACGCGGGCCTTCGAACGCGCGAGCGTCATGGTGGTCTCGCGTGGACCGAACACCGGCATGATCGGGGTCGCGACGGCGCCGATCTGGATCGTACCGAGGGTGATCGAGACGAACTCGCGCCAGTTCGGCAGCTGCATCGCGACGGATTCGCCGGTGCGCACGCCGAGTTCGAGCAGCAGGGCGGAGACCCGGTCGGCCTCGTCCTGCAGCTCCTTCCACGTGGTGTTCACGGGCGTCGCACCGCCGACCTCGATCACCGCGAGGCCGTCGGGGTCGGTCTGCGACAGGGCACGGACCCGCTCGCTCAGGACGAGGGGGTCGGCGTCGACGCCGGCGAGCTCGGGCACAGCGACGGGGGGCGGCGGGGCGGGGGATTGCGGAGCGGCGGGCTCCGGGACGGCGGGCTGCGCGACCGGCTGGTCGGTGGGCTCGGGCACCGCCGACGTGTCGAGGTCACCGGCAGCCGCGCTGACCAGGGGCGTGCCCAGGTGCGTGCGGACCCCGTCGGCCTCGGCGGCGTCGATCCGGTCGTCCCGCGCCACCTGCGCTGCGAGCCGGTCACCGACGGACATGTCGAGCCCGACGGAGTTCATCGCCTCGAGGAACGTCGGGTAGGAGATCCGGTAGGCACGCGGGTAGGTCAGGCCGGACACCCCGTCGGCACCCGACGCAGCGACCGCGAGGGACATCAGCACGCGGTGGTCGTTGAACGAGGACATCGGCGCACCGTGCAACCCGGCTGCACCGACGCCGGTGACCCGCAGCTCGTCCGCACCCTGCTCGGCACGGCCGCCCATCCGGTTGAGCTGGAGCATCGCCGCGACGCGGTCGGACTCCTTCAGCCGGATGTGCGCCACGTTCCACAGCCGGCTGGTGCCCTCGGCGAAGGTGGCCATCGTCGACAGCACGGGCAGCAGGTCCGGGATCGGACGGCAGTCGACGTCGAGCGGCCGGAGCGGTGACCCGTCGTGCTCGATCCGGACGAAGCCGGTCTCCTCGTCGATCCGCATCGGCACGCCCATCGCGGTGGCGAGGTCGAGGAACTCGCTCTCCGGGTGGTCCGTCTCGGCCGTCGTCGTGGCCGTCATGCCGCGCAGCAGCACGTTCGACTCGCGGGTGCCGGCCGCCGCGATGCCGAACGCAGCGGAGCCGATGTCGGGCGGGATGACGTAGTCGTGCGGGGTGGCCTGTTGGCCCGCCGGGATCCGGTACTCGAGCCAGTCGTCGGAGACCTCCACCGTCAGGCCGAACTGCCGCATCATCCGCACGGTGAGCTCGACGTAGGGCTGCTCGTTGAGCCGTCCGCCGGTGATGTGGATCCGGGTCTCGTGCTCGGCGAACGGTGCCACCAGCAGCAGCCCGGACACCCACTGCGACAGCGTGCCGGCGATCGTCACGTCACCGCCGCGCGGGCGCCTCGGCTGCACGGTGACGGGCGGGCAGTCGTTCGTCGCCTCGAGCTCCACACCCATCTGCGTCAGCGAGGTGAGCAGCGCCTTGATCGGCCGGCGCTGGAAGTACTTCATGCCGGACAGGGTCATCGGGCGGTCGGCCAGCGAGGCGAGCCCGGTCATGAAGTAGAGCGTGGTGCCCGAGGACCCCATGTTGAGCAGGCCGTCGGCACCCCGCGAGCCGTGGTCCACCACGTCGGTCGCCTCGTACCGGCCGCCCAGTCCGGTCACGTGGTACGCGTTCCCACGACGCTTGACGTCCACCCCGAGCGCGCGGAGCGTGCCCACGGTCCACTCCACCTGTCGCGTCGCGCTCACCCCGGAGACGACACTCGTCCCCTTCGCGAGCGACGCGAGCACCAGCGCACGGTGCGCGTGGTACTTCGAGACCGGGATGTCAAGTTCTCCGACGAGCGGGGCGTTCGTCCCGCGGACCACCAACTGCATGCGTACCTCTTCCCTGTAGGAACATTTCAACGGTACGCCCGGTGTGGAACTAATTGCGGAAGGATCCGCACGATCGGGACAGTGCTTCGTTGTGCGTGTCCGACAAGGACCCGGGCAGGATGGACGGCATGGACATCCGCTTCACCGAGTCCCGCCCGTCGACCATCGGCGTCGAGTGGGAACTCCCCCTGGTCGACCGGGCGACCGGCGACCTCGCTCCCCGCGCCCCCGCCGTCATCGCCGCCGTGCACGAGCGGCTCGGTGACCACGACCGCGTCACCGAGGAACTCCTGACGAACACGGTCGAGGTCGTCTCGAGCGTCCACGACCGCGTGGGGGCTGCGACGAGCGAGCTGTCCGGCATCATCGGCGAGGTCATCGACGCCGCCGAGCCGCTCGACGCCCAGGTGATGTGCTCCGGCACGCACCCGTTCGCGGTGTGGGACCAGCAGGAGATCACCCCGGACAGCGAGCACTACACGACCCTCATCGACCGCACCCGCTGGTGGGGACGCCAGATGCTCATCTGGGGCGTGCACGTGCACGTCGGCATCGACGACCGCGACAAGGCCGTGCCGATCATGAACGCGATGCTCGCCTACGTCCCGCACCTGCAGGCGTTCACCGCGTCGAGCCCGTTCTGGGGCGGCACCGACACCGGGTACGCCTCGAACCGCGCACTCATGTTCCAGCAGCTCCCGACCGGCGGGCTCCCGCCGCAGCTCGGCGCCTGGGCGAACTTCGAAGAGGTCGTCGGCGACCTCACGCACACCGGCGTCATCGACGGGGTGAAGGACCTGCGGTGGGACATCCGACCGTCGCCGGGCTGGGGCACCCTGGAGAACCGGGTGTCCGACGGCATCTCGACCCTGCACGAGGTCGGCGCCGTCACCGCGCTCGTGCAGTGCCTGGTGACCGCTTGCTCGGACCGGCTCGACGCCGGTGAGACCCTGCCCACGATGCAGCCCTGGTTCATCCGCGAGAACAAGTGGCGCGCGGCCCGCTACGGCATGGAGGCCGAGATCATCACGAACGTCGCCGGCGACGAGCGGCTCGTGACCGACGAGGTGCACGACCTGGTGCAGCGGCTCGACCCGATCGCCGAGCGGCTCGGCTGCCAGGACGAACTGCACCACCTCGACACCATGATCGAGCGCGGCGCCTCGTACCAGCGGCAGCTGCAGGTCGCGCGGGAGAACGGTGGCGACCTGCGCGCCGTGGTCCGCCACCTGGTGACCGAGTTCCGCGAAGCGCTCTAGCCGCGACCGGCCCGCCCCCGAATCGGGCGTACCTGGTCGAATCGGGCGTACCTGGTCGTTTCTTTCGACCAGGGACGCCCGATTCCACTTTCCATCGCGCGTGCGATGGGAAGGAACGTCGCGGCGCGACCACGAACGGACGGGAGGCCCGGTGCCAGCTGGCACCGGGCCTCCCGTCCTGGGGGCATCGGCAGTCCACGGCGAACGCTACAGTTCCCCTGTGGCGGGGGAGGCAGCACGGCGCGGACCGGCGACGGTGATCCGTGCCGGCGCGCTCGTCGACGCCGGTCGACCGGAACAGGCACTCGCCGAGGTCAGGGCGGTCGAGCACGACGAAGGCGAATCGATCGCCGGACAGCGCGTGCGTGCCCTGGCGCTGCTCGCGCTCGACCAGCCGGACGCGGCGTGCGAAGCTGCTCGACGAGCGGTCGCTCTCGCGCCGGGTGACAGCACCTCCCTCCGTGTGCTGTCGACCGCCCTGCTCCGCTCTGGGGACCGGATCGGAGCCGTCGAGGCCGCCCGTCGTTCGGTCGCCGCGGACCCGGGATCGTGGCAGGCGCACGCTGCGCGAGTCGATGCCCTCTGGCTCGGCGAGCAGAACCGCTTGGAGGCGATGCGGGCGAGCTTCGAGGCCGTCCGCTTGGCTCCCACCGAACCGTTCGTGCACCGCCAGCACGGCGACCTCCTGCTCGCCGTCGGACGGCAACGGGAAGCGCAGGACGCGTACCGCCGGGGGCTCGCGCTCGCTCCGGAGGACCGAGGGGCACGGCACAACCTGGCGGTGGCACGGCTGCGGCACGGCCACGAGAGCGAGTCCGCGCTGGCCTTCGCGGGCATCCTGTCGACGAACCCGACGGACGCCACAGCACTGCGGAACCTCATGGTCGGCGTCGTCAACCCACTCGGCCGGATCCGGGTGACCCTCGGCGGCGGCGCAGTGTTCACCGGCTTGGAGTTCCTGGCGACGATCGACAGCGGGGATCCGGGGATGGTGCGGTGGGCCACCACCTTCCCGCCGGTGTTCGCCCTCGCCGTGATCGCCTTCATCGCCCTCCGGTTCACCTCCGAGGCACGGCCTCGACTCGCGTTCCTCGTCTCGGTCGCTCGACGAGCGGTACCGGGTTGGGGACTCGTGGCGCTGGTCCTCGGTGTCGCGACCGCGATCTCCGTGACCGGGCTGTTCCTCCCACCGGTCGTTGCCCTCGTCGCGCAGGGTCTCGTGTTCGTCGGGGTCGTCATCGCGTCCGTCCTGATGAAGCGCATCCTGCGCGCCTTCCCGAGGACCCGCCCAGCGGTGCACGAGGACGACGATGACGACGGGTGACGAGCTCGCCCTCGCGACCGAACTGCGCCTGGCCTGACGCCGCGTCGCGCGACACCACCGAACCGACCGCTCCGAGAGGACTCCCGATGAACGACGACCCGGTCCACGACGACCCGGTGATCGGCGCGCTCCGACGCGCGGTCGACAGCGCGCCCCACGACGTCGCACTGCGTGTCCACCTCGGTCGTCTGCTCCTCGAAGCCGGACGTCCGGCTGAGGCGACCGCCGAAGCGGCAGCCGCACTCGCCATCGCGCCGACCGACGTCGCGGCGGGCGCGCTCATGCTGGCGGTGCTGCGCCCGGGTGCCGCCACGGCACGCCCCGCGGACGCGCCGACCGACGCTCCCGCCGCTGGTGCACCGTCCGACTTCGACTGGCACGCCGCGGAACAGCAGGTCGAGCACATCGTCGAACCGTCCTTCGTCGAGGACTCGGCTCCCGACCCGGACCTGCCGTCGGCGTTCTCGGTCGAGCCGTCGGAGGTCCGGTTTGCGGACGTGGGCGGGATGGAGGCCGTCAAGCAGCGGCTCACCGTCGCGTTCCTCGCCCCGCTCGCGAACCCCGAGCTCCGGGCGTTGTACGGCAAGAGCCTCCGCGGCGGTCTGCTGCTGTACGGCCCTCCGGGGTGCGGGAAGACGTTCATCGCCCGGGCTGTCGCCGGCGAGCTCGGCGCACGCTTCATGAGCGTCTCCATCACCGACGTCCTCGACCCCTACCTCGGCGCGAGCGAGCAGAACATCAGGGCGGTCTTCGAGGCCGCACGGGCTGCGGCCCCGTGCGTGGTGTTCTTCGACGAGGTCGACGCGCTCGGCCAGCGACGGAGCCAGACCCGCAGCTCGCACGTGCGCGGGATGGTGAACCAGCTGCTCACCGAACTCGACGGCGTCGACGG contains these protein-coding regions:
- a CDS encoding SDR family oxidoreductase; this encodes MTDSTNAPIALITGASRGIGRLLAQKLGRRGVTVVVTYKGNADLAEESLADVKAAGGDGITAQVDIEQPESIDALFDLVRDTYGRLDMFVANAAASAFKPVADLKLHHLDRSYATNARSFVLGAQRAAELMDRGGRIVVVTSYGSLRAFPTYAALGAAKAMSEAYMKYMAVEFGPRQITVNAVNGGLIDTDSLEYFYTKVPGQAPMDTVLEKLPLQRPGTADDMADAVDFLLSDKAGYITGQVLSVDGGLTVIAPPYWSDTTSPLRDAVLPADAPAADTAE
- the rimM gene encoding ribosome maturation factor RimM (Essential for efficient processing of 16S rRNA), yielding MGRITKAHGLKGGIKLELYTDDPDRRFTPGATFTLQVPDDSPWSGKTLELDELRWYNGHPVAFFAGIDDRTAAESLARIILWVEQDADAETGEDDAWYDHQLVGLKVLRDGVEVGTVARVDHMPAQDLLAIDTPSRGEVLVPFVSAIVPAVDIAAGTVTVTPPQGLFEDPEDTSRPETVTD
- a CDS encoding FAD-dependent oxidoreductase → MSSVASAPVVPESLRTVASPWTLGPLHLANRVVMGSMHTGLEVHDDGGAGMAAFYRERAAGGVACIITGGIAVNDEARGGPDFAVFGVGGADERFRVAVDAVHDEGGTILAQLFHAGRYALASGMVDRHGDPQRVVAPSALPWAAARGVVPTELTSAEVERTIEDFAAAARTARAIGFDGVEIMASEGYLINQFQSPLTNLRDDEWGGDAERRRRFAIEVVRAVRAAVPELAVTIRLSGADLMPGSSTDDEVDALVHDLLPLGLDGISVGIGWHESRTPTVQASVPHGAWLAYAARVAAVVRSSAHPDVRVIASNRMTDLRDGEAVLSDGLIDAVALARPFLADPAIVSRSLAGGFALVNTCIGCNQACLDRSIIGAPVSCLVNPRAAREVVFPARPTADPKRVDVVGGGPAGLAAAVDAARRGHDVTVWEASDRLGGQFGLAALVPGKEDYAATVRSARAELTERGATIHLGRPATAADLVDSDAVVLAAGVVPRSIDVPGSDLPHVLSYEQALRQGVPEGTVAIIGGGGIGVDTAAFLTESPDEVVRAAEFAARWDLDVSEELVGDVPQRLPAAQRTTRPGSQVTVLRRSGKFGQGIGITSRWVAIGRLRDAGVRMVGGVQEYLRIEPGVLWIRDEHGDEVGVPADSVVVCAGQERASDAEGDAPDGLATGLQAAGVPYAVVGGARDARSVDAVRATSEALEAVRRLAP
- the rpsP gene encoding 30S ribosomal protein S16 — its product is MAVKIRLKRLGKIRAPYYRIVVADSRTKRDGRVLEEIGQYHPTEEPSVIKIESERALYWLGVGAQPTEQVAALLKLTGDWAKFKGEKDTESKVKVAEPKPAFQVDSSKKAVLKPKSEKTAPAAKADDAETADETTEA
- a CDS encoding RNA-binding protein, which produces MLESALTHLVKGIVDHPDDVRVASSTSPRGEVLEVRVHPEDLGRVIGRAGRTAKALRTLVTALADGKRVRVDVVDTDS
- the aroA gene encoding 3-phosphoshikimate 1-carboxyvinyltransferase; protein product: MQLVVRGTNAPLVGELDIPVSKYHAHRALVLASLAKGTSVVSGVSATRQVEWTVGTLRALGVDVKRRGNAYHVTGLGGRYEATDVVDHGSRGADGLLNMGSSGTTLYFMTGLASLADRPMTLSGMKYFQRRPIKALLTSLTQMGVELEATNDCPPVTVQPRRPRGGDVTIAGTLSQWVSGLLLVAPFAEHETRIHITGGRLNEQPYVELTVRMMRQFGLTVEVSDDWLEYRIPAGQQATPHDYVIPPDIGSAAFGIAAAGTRESNVLLRGMTATTTAETDHPESEFLDLATAMGVPMRIDEETGFVRIEHDGSPLRPLDVDCRPIPDLLPVLSTMATFAEGTSRLWNVAHIRLKESDRVAAMLQLNRMGGRAEQGADELRVTGVGAAGLHGAPMSSFNDHRVLMSLAVAASGADGVSGLTYPRAYRISYPTFLEAMNSVGLDMSVGDRLAAQVARDDRIDAAEADGVRTHLGTPLVSAAAGDLDTSAVPEPTDQPVAQPAVPEPAAPQSPAPPPPVAVPELAGVDADPLVLSERVRALSQTDPDGLAVIEVGGATPVNTTWKELQDEADRVSALLLELGVRTGESVAMQLPNWREFVSITLGTIQIGAVATPIMPVFGPRETTMTLARSKARVVFLPNVFRKRRPALELLDVIDEAAAQDRRLSLEHVIVLRAEARGQGDTPTNQPPLPADALERVVASDWHWRYFENALAAVHVDVDEIASHAPGPDDVCQLLFTSGTTGEPKGVQHPHRTLGLATAMHVAQSGLTSADRIYIPSPLAHQTGFLYGMLLAFRLGAPQVIQPVWDGRVALEQAFGVARASFVQCATPFLTDLVDLVEAGAPRPESLRIFVPTGAAVPRALAQRASTVLGSAILGAFGTSETCLGALSSPGDDPADAYGHDGRALPGIAIRIVDDAGIELPAGTEGNFELHSPTMFAGYLDRPDLTDDVFTADGWYRTGDLAKVDEKGFLSITGRVKDVINRGGEKIPVVEIENLLYQHPLVTDVAIVAMPDERLGERACAWVVNARADEPLDFAGMQQYLDTAGVSKYYWPERLEYTTELPRNAVGKVQKNVLREQAAALVATKENETR
- a CDS encoding acyl-CoA dehydrogenase family protein, with amino-acid sequence MTIVEQTSTGFDEAAFQQLKTEVTEWVRGPGEEWADEIERTGRVAPELFQELKERGWLSLAAPTELGGRAIPFSRYLEIMEVISRSHASIRMLVHVINGTWRAMAPYATPEQIEQVVKPSVAGDTLVAFTLTEATAGTGADIRTTVRREGDTYVMNGEKHLITFGVQADHWLIAARLEGTTGQDGTVAFLMPNSGLPGAEVIDDSDTMGIRGTDHAILRFTDTPIPASARLGAEGQGLEVALGGFLLPSRVSVAMSAVGLAERANELAVEYANKRETFGKRLSSRQAIQFYLAENYADIAAARALVLEAARAYEADRPDAGTLSSASKMVAVDMLARVTDKALQVHGGQGYWKRNAIERVYRDARAQRFEEGTNEIQKLIVGRAVVTGQAGF